Genomic segment of Arthrobacter antioxidans:
CACGCCCGGCACCACGGCCCGCAGCTCCTCGAGCGACACCGTGCCCTGCCGCACCACGCGCAGCAGCTCCCCCGTGGTGTCGACGATGGTGGACCCCGTGCCTCCGGCGTCGGCCCGCGGGCCGGCGTCGAGGTAGACCGCCACGGACTCGGCGAGCTGCTCGGCGGCCTCCGCCGCCGTCGTCGCCGCCGGCCGGCCCGTCCTGTTCGCGGAGGACACCGCGAGCGGCCCCGTGAGCGTCAGCAGCTCGAGGGCTGTCTCGTCGTCGGGCATGCGCAGCGCCACGGTGCCGAGGGTGTCGCCGAGGTCCCAGGTGAGCGACGGCTGGGCGAGGCAGATGAGGGTGAGGCCGCCGGGCCAGAACGCCTCGGCGAGGCGGCGGGCATCGGGATGGACCTCGGTCGCCAGGCCGTCGAGGGTCTGGATCCGCGGGATGAGGACCGGCGGCGGCATGTTCCGCCCGCGCCCCTTCGAGGCGAGCAGGGTGGCCACGGCCTGCGGCGAGAAGGCGTCCGCCCCGATGCCGTAGACGGTGTCGGTGGGCAGGACGATGCACTGCTTGAGCGATACCGCGCGCTGGGCGGCCGCCAGCCCTTCGCTTCGCTGGGTGGGATCGGAACAGTCGTAGCTCGTTGTCACCCGATCATCCTTCCATTGCTACCCATGGCGGCGCACATCGGCGCGTCCACCCGCCGGTCGGCGGGCGCTCAGGAGGACGGCGGCGGTCCGAAGCCCGTCCCGCGGAGCCCCGCGGAATAGGCGGCGAACCAGGCGCGCAGGCCCTTGAGGTCGCGCTGCGTGATGAAGTAGTAGGGGAAGCCGACGACGTCCGCACCGAACCACCGGAGGTTGCGGTGCTTGCGGGCGAGGTAGGCGCGGTTCCGGAAGTAGGAGAACCGCTTGAAGTCGCCGTCGGGGATCACCGGGGTGATGAAGCCGCCGAAGATCGGCTTCATCTCCGACCAGGTGGCCGGGTGACGCACCGCGACGGTGGCGAGCGTCCCGTACTTCAGGCCGGCCTTCCGTACGCGCGCCAGGAAGTCCACCTCGTCGCCGCGGATGAAGAACTTCATGTCCGGCAGGCCGATCGTCGAGAACACCTCCGCGCGGATCAGTGCACCGTTGAAGAAGTGCACCATGTCGGGCAGGTAGCCCCTGGCCTCCAGCGTCGCGCGGTCGTTCGTCAGCAGCCCGTTGATGCGGAAGTTGAAGGACAGCCGTGAGGGGTCCGACGTCGCGGCGACGAGCGGGCTCACGATGTCGAGCTCGTGCTCGTGGGCGGCCTTCAGCAGCTCGGCGAGGCACCGCCCGTCCTCGGGGTGGCCGTCGTCGTCCATGAGCCAGATCCACTCGGCTCCGCTCGCGACGGCCGCGAGGATGGCGAAGGCGAAGCCCCCCGCGCCGCCGAGGTTGGCTTCCGAGCGCAGGTAGTGGATGGTGCCGCCGGCCGCCGTGGCGGCGTCGACGACGTCCGTCGCGGGCCGTGTCCCCGAGTCCACGAGGGCCACGGTCCGGATCGGGGCGGTCTGCGCCGCGAGAGACCGCAGGAGCTGTGCCAGCTCCTCGTGCCGGTCGTAGGTGACCGCTGCGACGGCGACCGCGGCGTGCGGGGCGGTGTCCGGTCGGCCGGGTGGGGTGTGCTCCGTCATGGGTGTGCCTCTCGGGTGGTGTCGGGGGAAGCGGGTCCCGTGGTCAGCACGGCACTGGTGGCGCGGTCGCGACCGCCGAGGTCCTGATGCGTGGTGACCGCGGTCCAGACGCCCGTCCGCTCGAGGAAGGCCGCGACCCACGGAGCCTGCACCTCCGCGTGCTCCATGACGAAGTACCCGCCGGGCCTGAGCAGGCGAGCGGCCGACCCCGCAGCGGCGCGGGGCAGTTCCATGCCGTCCGCTCCCCCGCCGTACAGTGCCATCCGGGGGTCGTGCTCGGCGACCTCCGGCTCGTTGGGGACGGCTTCGGCGGGGATGTAGGGCGGGTTGGAGACCACGACGTCGAAGCTCCCGTCGTGCTCCGGGAGTGCCGTGGCGAGGTCGCCCTGCACCAGGTGCACCCCGAAGCGCGCGAGGTTCGGTCCCGCCCAGGCGAGTGCGAGGTCGCTGAGTTCGACGGCGTACACGTCGGCGCCGGGGACCTCGTCCGCGACGGCGGCCGCGATCGCCCCGGACCCCGTGCCGAGGTCGACGATCCTGGGCGCGATGAGGCCCGACGCGCGGTCGATCACGAGTTGCGCGACGGTCTCGGTCTCGGGCCGCGGGACGAAGACGCCGGGGCCCACGGACAGTTCGACACGCCGGAAATACGCCACACCGGTCAGGTGCTGCAGCGGCACGCGCCGGGCACGCTCGTCCACGAGGGCCTGGAAGCCCTCGGGAGCGGGCGACCCGATCAGCGCCAGGGCCCTCAGCCGTCCGCGCGAGACCCCCAGCAGGTGCGCTGCCAGCAGCTCGGCGTCGACCCGCGGACTGGGGACGCCCGCCGAGCGGAGCTGCCGTTCGGCGGCCCGCAGGGCCTCCTCCATGACTACTCGTCCGCGCCGATGGCGTCCAGGCGGGCCTGCTCGTCCATCTCGATGGCCGACTGCACCACGGGCTCGAGGTCGCCGTTCATGACGGCGTCGAGGTTGTAGGCCTTGTAGCCGGTGCGGTGGTCGGCGATCCGGTTCTCCGGGTAGTTGTACGTGCGGATGCGCTCCGAGCGGTCCATCGTGCGGATCTGGGACTTCCGGATGTCCGAGTTCGCGGCGTCGATCTTCTCCTGCTCGTGGGCCAGGATGCGGGAGCGGAGCACGCGCATGGCGGCCTCACGGTTCTGCAGCTGCGACTTCTCGTTCTGCATGGCGACGACGATCCCGGTGGGGAGGTGCGTGATGCGCACGGCCGAGTCGGTCGTGTTCACGGACTGGCCGCCGGGGCCCGAGGAGCGGTAGACGTCGATCTTGAGGTCGTTCTGGCTGATCTCCACCTCTTCGGGCTCGTCCACCTCGGGCAGCACGAGCACGCCGGCGGCCGACGTGTGGATGCGGCCCTGCGACTCGGTGACGGGGACGCGCTGCACACGGTGCACCCCGCCCTCGAACTTGAGGCGGGCGTAGACGCCCTCCGCGGGGTCGTTCGAGGACCCCTTGATGGCCATCTGCACGTCCTTGTAGCCGCCGAGGTCCGACTCGTTGGCGGAGATGAGCTCGGTCTTCCAGCCCCGCGACTCGGCGTAGCGGGTGTACATGCGCAGCAGGTCGCCGGCGAACAGTGCGGCCTCGTCGCCGCCCTCGCCGCCCTTGACCTCGATGATGACGTTGCGGCTGTCGTTCGGGTCGCGCGGGATGAGGAGGCGGCGCAGCTTCTCCTGCGCCGTTGCGAGCTGCTCCTCGAGGACGGGCACCTCGGCCGCGAACTCCGGATCCTCGGAGGCCATGCCGCGGGCCGCCTCGAGGTCGTCCTCGAGCGCGCTCCAGCGGTTGTGCGCGTCGACGATGCGTCCCAGTTCCGCGTACCGGCGGCCGAGCCTCCGGGCCAGCGCCTGGTCGGCGTGGACGGCCGGGTCGGCGAGCTGGTCCTGCAGCTCGGAGTGTTCGTCGAGCAGTCCCTGGATGGACTCAAACATCGGGTGTACCTCTTTCGGCTTGTGCAGCCAGTCTACGAAGGTCGGGACGGCGGGGAGGACCAGGTTGCCGGTTGGTTGCCGGTTAACGGACAAAGCCGTCCGGGACGAACCGGCCGATATACGGCCTGCTCGTCCCGGACGGCTGCCCGGTGCTAGTCGGAGTCCTTGGAGCCCAGCGTGGTCTTCTGGACCTGCATCAGGAACTCGACGTTGGACTGCGTCTCCCGGATCTTGTTGGTGAGCAGCTCCAGTGCCTGCTGGGTCTCGAGACCCGACAGCACGCGGCGCAGCTTCCACATGATCTTGACCTCGTCGGGCGAGAGCAGGTTCTCCTCGCGACGCGTGCCGGAGGCATTGACGTCCACGGCGGGGAAGATGCGCTTGTCGGCGAGGTTCCGCGAGAGGCGGAGTTCCATGTTGCCGGTGCCCTTGAACTCCTCGAAGATGACCTCATCCATCTTGGACCCGGTCTCCACGAGGGCGGTCGCGAGGATGGTGAGCGAGCCACCGTTCTCGATGTTGCGCGCGGCACCGAAGAACCGCTTCGGCGGGTACAGCGCTGCCGAGTCGACGCCACCGGAGAGGATGCGGCCCGACGCCGGAGCGGCCAGGTTGTAGGCGCGGCCGAGGCGGGTCATGGAGTCGAGGAGCACGACGACGTCCATGCCCATCTCCACGAGGCGCTTGGCGCGCTCGATGGAGAGTTCGGCGACCGTGGTGTGGTCGTCGGCGGGGCGGTCGAACGTCGAGGCGATGACCTCGCCCTTCACCGTCCGCTGCATGTCCGTGACTTCCTCGGGACGCTCGTCCACCAGGACCATCATGAGGTGGACCTCGGGGTTGTTGATCGTGATGGCGTTCGCGATCGCCTGCAGGATCAGGGTCTTGCCGGCCTTGGGCGGCGAGACGATCAGGCCGCGCTGGCCCTTGCCGATCGGGGCCACGAGGTCGATCACGCGGGGGCCGATCTTCTTCGGGTCCGTCTCGAGGCGCAGGCGGTCCGAGGGGTAGAGCGGCACGAGCTTCGCGAACTCGACGCGGTCCTTCAGCTCCTCGGCAGGCTTGCCGTTGATGGAGGTGACGCGGACCAGGGCGTTGAACTTCTGGCGTGCGGCGGCCTGGGTCTCACCCTCGCGGGGAGCGCGGATGGCGCCGACGACGGCGTCGCCCTTGCGCAGGTTGTGCTTCTTGACCTGGGCGAGCGAGACGTAGACGTCGTTCGGGCCCGGCAGGTAGCCGGAGGTACGCACGAAGGCGTAGTTCTCGAGGACGTCGAGGATGCCCGCGACGGGCAGCAGGACGTCGTCGTCGGTGACCTCGACGTCGTCGACCTCGGGGTTCTGGTTCCGGCCGCGTCGGCGGTCGTTGCGCTCGTTGCGGTCGCGGAAGCGGCTGTTGCGGTCCTCGGGACCGTTCCCTCCGTTGCGGTTCGCACGGTTGCGGCGGTTGCGTCCGCGGCCCTCGTCCTCGGTGGAGCCGTTGCCGCGGTTGTCGCTGCGCTCGTTGCCGCTGCGGCCGCCGTCGTTCTGGCCGTCATTGGTCGACTGGCCGTTCGACGGGCTGTTGAACTGGTTGCCCGACTGGTTGCCCGACTGGTTGCCCGACTGGCCACTGGACTGGTTGGAGCCGTTGGCCGAGCGGTCGTCGTCGCGGCCGTTGCGGGAACGGCTGCGTCGCTCGCTGCGGTCGCTGCGCGCCTCGCCCTGCTGTCCGGACGGGGACTCGGCCTGCGACTCGCCCTGCCCGGCGTTCTGGGACTCCCCCTGCGCACCGTTCTGGGACTCGTTCTGGCCCGACGGGGCGTCCGAGCGGTCCTCGCCGCGACGGTTGCGGCGGTTGCGCTGGCTGCGGCCGCCGTTCTCGCGGTCGCCGCGGTCCTGCTGCTCGGCACCCGAGCCGTCCTCGGCGCCGTCGCGGGACGGGGCCTCGGCCGGGTCGGCGGTGGCGGTCTCGGTCGGGACGGAGACGACGCCGTCGCTGCCCGCGCGGCGGTTGCGGTTGCGGGTGCGGGGCTGACGCTCGGCCGGAGCGGACTGCGCGTCCTGGTCCTGGTTGTCCTGTGCCCCGTCCTGCGTGCCCCCCGTGGCCGGACGCTCAGCGTCGGCGCTGCGCTCGGTGCGGACGGTGGGGGCCTTCTGGCGGTCGGCGACCGCGGAGCCCCGCTGGTGGTCGGAGATCGCGGAGACGAGATCGCTCTTGCGCATCCTCGATCCACCGGTGATGCCGAGCTGGCCGGCAAGTGCCTGCAGCTGGGCGAGCTTCAGGCCGGCGAGACCGCTGCTCTTGGAAGTTGTTGCGCCGGTTGCTTCAGCGTCTTGGGTGGCCACACCTGGTAACAGGTCAGTGGTTTCAGTCACGAAGGATCCTTCCCCCTCGTCGGGCGGCCACATGATCCGTGGTCCGCGGTGGTTTGCCCCGTGCCGCATATGAAGCAGGCGGGGGATCAGCCCGACCGGATACGATCCGGCAGGCCTGGGTGGAGCTGGAAACCTGAGAATGTCCCTGCGCGGGAGGTTGAGTCCATGCGCTCCGGGATAGGGTCGGAGGCTACACCGTCAGGATGTGCTGCTGCTGATGGGACCTGCAGTGTTGCGGCGGTCCAGAGAGGACGGCCGACTCAACAGAAGCACACGGTACTTTTCGAAACGTACTGTTCGAGATGCACAGTAGGTCGGCGTGAACGCCTCGCTACCCCTGGTGCCCTCTTATTTTAGCACCTTCCCGCTCCACTGCCAGCCGGAGGACCCGCCACGCCCCCGGCGTGTCGCCCGCATCGATCAGGCGCCGCAGTGCCTCCTCGGCCGCGTCGGCACCGGCCTCGCCCACGGCGAGGGTCAGCACGCTGGGCCCCGCACCGGAGATGGTGCTGGCGAACCCGGCGGCGCGCAGTCCGCGCAGCAGGGTGGCGCTCGGCAGCATGGCCGGCGCGCGGTAGTCCTGGTGGATCGCATCCTGCGTGGCCGGGAACAGCAGGGAAGGGTCGGTGCCGAGCGCATGCACGATGAGGGCCGCCCGGCCGGCGTTGGCGGCGGCACCGGCGTGGGACACGGATGCCGGCAGCAGCGCCCGGGCACTCTCGGTGGACAGCGCCCGGTCGGGAACCGCGAGGATCGGGATGACGTCCGGGTGCACCTCGACGCGCGTGCTGTGGAACGCGCGGCCACTCTCCCAGGAGATCGCGAGGGCGCCCATGAGGGCGGGCGCCACGTTGTCCGGGTGGCCCTCGATCGAGGCCGCCCACTGCAGGAGGTGCGCGGCGTCCATCCGTTGGTCGGCCGGCAGCAGCGCGTTGCCCGCGAGGACCCCTGCGACGATCGCCGCCGCGGAGGACCCCATCCCCCTGCCGTGCGGGATCACGTTCACGGTGTCGAGGCGGAGCCCGGGAGCGCGGCGCCCCGCCCGATGGAGGGTGCTGATCAGGGAGCGCGCCACGAGGTGGGTCCCGTCGAGCGGCAGGTCGTCGGCTCCCTCCCCCGTGGGACGCACGGTCGTCGTTCCCGACGTCGTCGTGCGGACGCGCACGGTGTCGTAGAGCGAGAGCGCGAGCCCGAGCGCGTCGAAGCCCGGCCCGAGGTTCGCACTCGTGGCGGGGACCCTGACCTCGACGTCCTGGCCGGCGTCGACGGCCGGGAG
This window contains:
- a CDS encoding L-threonylcarbamoyladenylate synthase, with protein sequence MTTSYDCSDPTQRSEGLAAAQRAVSLKQCIVLPTDTVYGIGADAFSPQAVATLLASKGRGRNMPPPVLIPRIQTLDGLATEVHPDARRLAEAFWPGGLTLICLAQPSLTWDLGDTLGTVALRMPDDETALELLTLTGPLAVSSANRTGRPAATTAAEAAEQLAESVAVYLDAGPRADAGGTGSTIVDTTGELLRVVRQGTVSLEELRAVVPGVVGIDGELPDAPDARDAGTPEDADAPTPDQADSPTPDAPGAGTPDQADAPDAGTPEDADAGR
- a CDS encoding glycosyltransferase, whose translation is MTEHTPPGRPDTAPHAAVAVAAVTYDRHEELAQLLRSLAAQTAPIRTVALVDSGTRPATDVVDAATAAGGTIHYLRSEANLGGAGGFAFAILAAVASGAEWIWLMDDDGHPEDGRCLAELLKAAHEHELDIVSPLVAATSDPSRLSFNFRINGLLTNDRATLEARGYLPDMVHFFNGALIRAEVFSTIGLPDMKFFIRGDEVDFLARVRKAGLKYGTLATVAVRHPATWSEMKPIFGGFITPVIPDGDFKRFSYFRNRAYLARKHRNLRWFGADVVGFPYYFITQRDLKGLRAWFAAYSAGLRGTGFGPPPSS
- the prmC gene encoding peptide chain release factor N(5)-glutamine methyltransferase, translated to MEEALRAAERQLRSAGVPSPRVDAELLAAHLLGVSRGRLRALALIGSPAPEGFQALVDERARRVPLQHLTGVAYFRRVELSVGPGVFVPRPETETVAQLVIDRASGLIAPRIVDLGTGSGAIAAAVADEVPGADVYAVELSDLALAWAGPNLARFGVHLVQGDLATALPEHDGSFDVVVSNPPYIPAEAVPNEPEVAEHDPRMALYGGGADGMELPRAAAGSAARLLRPGGYFVMEHAEVQAPWVAAFLERTGVWTAVTTHQDLGGRDRATSAVLTTGPASPDTTREAHP
- the prfA gene encoding peptide chain release factor 1; amino-acid sequence: MFESIQGLLDEHSELQDQLADPAVHADQALARRLGRRYAELGRIVDAHNRWSALEDDLEAARGMASEDPEFAAEVPVLEEQLATAQEKLRRLLIPRDPNDSRNVIIEVKGGEGGDEAALFAGDLLRMYTRYAESRGWKTELISANESDLGGYKDVQMAIKGSSNDPAEGVYARLKFEGGVHRVQRVPVTESQGRIHTSAAGVLVLPEVDEPEEVEISQNDLKIDVYRSSGPGGQSVNTTDSAVRITHLPTGIVVAMQNEKSQLQNREAAMRVLRSRILAHEQEKIDAANSDIRKSQIRTMDRSERIRTYNYPENRIADHRTGYKAYNLDAVMNGDLEPVVQSAIEMDEQARLDAIGADE
- the rho gene encoding transcription termination factor Rho, producing MTETTDLLPGVATQDAEATGATTSKSSGLAGLKLAQLQALAGQLGITGGSRMRKSDLVSAISDHQRGSAVADRQKAPTVRTERSADAERPATGGTQDGAQDNQDQDAQSAPAERQPRTRNRNRRAGSDGVVSVPTETATADPAEAPSRDGAEDGSGAEQQDRGDRENGGRSQRNRRNRRGEDRSDAPSGQNESQNGAQGESQNAGQGESQAESPSGQQGEARSDRSERRSRSRNGRDDDRSANGSNQSSGQSGNQSGNQSGNQFNSPSNGQSTNDGQNDGGRSGNERSDNRGNGSTEDEGRGRNRRNRANRNGGNGPEDRNSRFRDRNERNDRRRGRNQNPEVDDVEVTDDDVLLPVAGILDVLENYAFVRTSGYLPGPNDVYVSLAQVKKHNLRKGDAVVGAIRAPREGETQAAARQKFNALVRVTSINGKPAEELKDRVEFAKLVPLYPSDRLRLETDPKKIGPRVIDLVAPIGKGQRGLIVSPPKAGKTLILQAIANAITINNPEVHLMMVLVDERPEEVTDMQRTVKGEVIASTFDRPADDHTTVAELSIERAKRLVEMGMDVVVLLDSMTRLGRAYNLAAPASGRILSGGVDSAALYPPKRFFGAARNIENGGSLTILATALVETGSKMDEVIFEEFKGTGNMELRLSRNLADKRIFPAVDVNASGTRREENLLSPDEVKIMWKLRRVLSGLETQQALELLTNKIRETQSNVEFLMQVQKTTLGSKDSD
- the thrB gene encoding homoserine kinase, whose amino-acid sequence is MLHAAPLPEDQLDLPAVDAGQDVEVRVPATSANLGPGFDALGLALSLYDTVRVRTTTSGTTTVRPTGEGADDLPLDGTHLVARSLISTLHRAGRRAPGLRLDTVNVIPHGRGMGSSAAAIVAGVLAGNALLPADQRMDAAHLLQWAASIEGHPDNVAPALMGALAISWESGRAFHSTRVEVHPDVIPILAVPDRALSTESARALLPASVSHAGAAANAGRAALIVHALGTDPSLLFPATQDAIHQDYRAPAMLPSATLLRGLRAAGFASTISGAGPSVLTLAVGEAGADAAEEALRRLIDAGDTPGAWRVLRLAVEREGAKIRGHQG